From the genome of Methylocystis heyeri:
TCTGATGGGTTATTACAATCCTATCTATGTCTTCGGCGTCGAAGCCTTTCTCGCGGCGGCCCTCGACGCCGGCGTCGACGGGCTGATCGTCGTCGATCTGCCGCCGGAGGAAGACGCGGAACTGTGTCTGCCGGCCCGCGCCGCGGGACTGAACTTCATCAGGCTGGCGACCCCCACCACGGACGACAAGCGGCTGCCGAAGGTTCTCGAAAACACCAGCGGCTTCGTTTATTATGTCTCGCTTACGGGGATCACCGGCGCGGCGCTGGCGGATTACTCGGGGGTGGCCGCCGCCGTGAAGCGCATCAAGAGCCATACGAATTTGCCCGTCGCGGTCGGTTTCGGCGTGAAGAACGCGGCGAGCGCCGCGGTCATAGCCGCGAACGCCGACGGCGTCGTGGTGGGCTCGGCTCTGGTCTCCGCCATCAAGGACTCGCTCGACGCCGAGGATCGGGCCGGGCCGGGCACGGCGTCTTCGGTCGCTTCCCTCGTCGCCGCTATCGCGGAAGGGGTGCGCAGCGCCCGCCGGCTCCGGCCGCAAAGCGTTTCGCCGCTCAAAAAGCTCTTCGACGCCTTCGCGAAGGTATGGTCATGAACTGGTATTCCGATGTCGTTCCGCCCAAGATCAAGGCGATCCTGAAGCGCGAGGCGCCCGAAAATCTATGGGTCAAATGTCCCGAAAGCGGCCAGCTCGTCTTCCACAAGGATATCGAGGCCAATCTCTATGTGGTGCCGAGTTCCGGCTATCACATGCGCTTTCCGGTGGAGGCTCGCCTCGCCAGCCTTTTCGACAACGGCGCCTACGAACTGATGACGACGCCCGAGCCGCCGACCGATCCTCTGAAATTCAGGGATATCAAGCGCTATGTCGATAAGCTGAAGGAATACCGGGTCAAGACCGGGCGCCCGGACGCCGTGACCGTCGCGATCGGGCGGCTCAAGGAAATCCCCGTGACCGTCGCGGTGCAGGATTTCGAGTTCATGGGCGGTTCGCTGGGCATGGCGGCCGGCGAAGCCATCATCGCCGGAGCCACCTACGCCCTCGAGAAGCGCACGCCCTTCATCATCTTCACGGCCTCGGGCGGCGCGCGCATGCAGGAGGGCATGTTCTCGCTCATGCAGATGCCGCGCACGACCATCGCCGTGCAAAGGCTGCGCAAGGCGCGGCTGCCCTATATCGTCGTGCTCACCAATCCCACGACGGGCGGCGTCACCGCCTCCTACGCCATGCTCGGAGACGTTCACATCGCCGAGCCCGGAGCCATCATCGGTTTCGCCGGCGCGCGGGTGATCGAGCAGACCATCCGCGAGAAACTGCCGGAGGGCTTCCAGCGCGCGGAATATCTCGAGGATCACGGCATGGTCGACATGGTGACGCCGCGGGCCGAGATGCGCGACACGCTGGCGCGGCTGTGCGGGTTGCTGACGAAGAGGCCCGCGCCTCGTCAGCCGGCCGCGGCCTGAATCGGAGGTCGCCCCTGATGGATCAGCGTGACGCGATCCTGTCGCGACTGCTCGATCTTCACCCCAAGAAGATCGATCTTTCGCTGGGACGCATCGAGAGGCTGCTGGAGGCGATCGGGCGTCCCGATCTTCGGCTCCCGCCGACCATTCATGTCGCCGGCACCAACGGAAAGGGCTCGACCCTCGCATTCCTGCGGGCCATGCTGGAGGCCGCGGGCAAGCGCGTCCACGTCTATACCTCGCCGCATCTCTTGCGGTTCAACGAGCGCATCCGGCTCGCCGCTCCGGGCGGCGGCAGGCTCGTCGAAGACGACGCCCTCACTCGGGCGCTCGCATTTTGCGAACGCGCCAATGGCGCGCAGCCCGTGACTTTCTTCGAGATCACGACCGCTGCGGCGTTCCATTTGTTCGCGAGCGCGCCCGCAGACTGGCTGCTGCTGGAGACCGGCCTCGGGGGCCGCTACGACGCGACCAATGTGATCAAATCGCCCAAGGCGACGGTGGTCACCTCCATATCGCTCGACCATCCCGAGTTTCTCGGCGAAACCGTGGAAAAGATCGCCTATGAGAAAGCGGGCATATTCAAGCCCGGCGTTCCGGCGATCATCGGATTCCAGTCCGTAGGCGCAGGGAGGGTCCTGGAGCGTGAAGCGCGGCGCGTCGGGGCTCCGCTGATCGTCGCCGGCGAGGATTTCCACATATTCGAGGAGAACGGCAGGCTCGTGTTCGAGGATGAGCTCGGCTTGCTCGATCTGCCGGCCCCGCGCCTGCCCGGCCGCCACCAGCACCAGAACGCGGCCGGCGCCATCGCCGCGCTGAGGGCGGTGGCCCCGGAAATCCCCGCCGAGGCTATCGAAGCGGGGCTGCGCAAGGCGGAATGGCCGGCGCGGCTTCAGCGCCTGTCCAGCGGCCATGTGCTGGATCTCGCCCCCCCGGGGGCCGAGGTCTGGATCGACGGCGGCCATAATGAAGACGGCGGCCGCGTCCTCGCCGACGCGATGGCCGAATTCGAAGAGAAAAACCCCCGGCCGCTCGCGCTGATCTGCGGCGCCCAGACCACCAAGGACGTCACCGCGCTGCTGCGGCATTTCGTCGGTCTGGCGCGCATGGTGATCGCCGTGCCGGTGGAAGGCGAGCACAAGAGCTGGGCGCCGGAAGAGGTTGCGGCCGCAGCCCGGGCCCAGGGCATGGAAGCGCGGGCGGCTTCGAGCCTCGAGGAGGCTCTGGCGCTGGTGCGGGCGACCGCATTCCAGGAGACGCCGCGCATTCTCGTCGCCGGCTCGCTATATCTCGCTGCGAGCGTTCTGGCGCTGAACGGGTCTCGGATCGAGTAAAGGACGCCCGGCTTTCGCCGGGGCTCGGCGCGCTTTCCGCTCGAATCCGACCGTTCGA
Proteins encoded in this window:
- the accD gene encoding acetyl-CoA carboxylase, carboxyltransferase subunit beta yields the protein MNWYSDVVPPKIKAILKREAPENLWVKCPESGQLVFHKDIEANLYVVPSSGYHMRFPVEARLASLFDNGAYELMTTPEPPTDPLKFRDIKRYVDKLKEYRVKTGRPDAVTVAIGRLKEIPVTVAVQDFEFMGGSLGMAAGEAIIAGATYALEKRTPFIIFTASGGARMQEGMFSLMQMPRTTIAVQRLRKARLPYIVVLTNPTTGGVTASYAMLGDVHIAEPGAIIGFAGARVIEQTIREKLPEGFQRAEYLEDHGMVDMVTPRAEMRDTLARLCGLLTKRPAPRQPAAA
- a CDS encoding bifunctional folylpolyglutamate synthase/dihydrofolate synthase, which produces MDQRDAILSRLLDLHPKKIDLSLGRIERLLEAIGRPDLRLPPTIHVAGTNGKGSTLAFLRAMLEAAGKRVHVYTSPHLLRFNERIRLAAPGGGRLVEDDALTRALAFCERANGAQPVTFFEITTAAAFHLFASAPADWLLLETGLGGRYDATNVIKSPKATVVTSISLDHPEFLGETVEKIAYEKAGIFKPGVPAIIGFQSVGAGRVLEREARRVGAPLIVAGEDFHIFEENGRLVFEDELGLLDLPAPRLPGRHQHQNAAGAIAALRAVAPEIPAEAIEAGLRKAEWPARLQRLSSGHVLDLAPPGAEVWIDGGHNEDGGRVLADAMAEFEEKNPRPLALICGAQTTKDVTALLRHFVGLARMVIAVPVEGEHKSWAPEEVAAAARAQGMEARAASSLEEALALVRATAFQETPRILVAGSLYLAASVLALNGSRIE
- the trpA gene encoding tryptophan synthase subunit alpha translates to MPTRIDARFAALRAEGRAALVTFVMAGDPDLETSLEILKALPGAGADLIEVGMPFTDPMADGPAIQAAGLRALRAGTTLKKTLKLVADFRAFDQTTPIVLMGYYNPIYVFGVEAFLAAALDAGVDGLIVVDLPPEEDAELCLPARAAGLNFIRLATPTTDDKRLPKVLENTSGFVYYVSLTGITGAALADYSGVAAAVKRIKSHTNLPVAVGFGVKNAASAAVIAANADGVVVGSALVSAIKDSLDAEDRAGPGTASSVASLVAAIAEGVRSARRLRPQSVSPLKKLFDAFAKVWS